One segment of Micromonospora parathelypteridis DNA contains the following:
- a CDS encoding bifunctional pyridoxamine 5'-phosphate oxidase family protein/GNAT family N-acetyltransferase, which translates to MYPPTARTTPNRSRDKMSYDRAAAHAVLDEAYDCALSFTVDGQPRVLPTLHVRIGDTLYLHGSTGSRPLLAARGDGLPVCVAVTLLDGLVYARSQFHHSANYRSVVALGTARLVTDEQEKIAMLTALVEKVGAGRSTDTRPPSRRELAETAVLALPLHEVSVRARTGGVREDEADLHLPHWAGVLPLRLTAGAPEPDAGVTAPLPAFLRTARTPWHEPVSLHGAQVRLEPLELAHADELHAATADAEVWRHLSDALPTAPAGTAEVIGTALAAQHRGERVAWVQRCAATGAVVGSTSYYDIDPQRRSVAIGHTFLGRPWWRTGINTEAKLLLLSRAFDDLGAVRVVWHTDIRNVRSQAAIERLGATREGVLRMHRQRPDGSWRDTVQYAMTVDEWPNAQVRLREMLRRTASVA; encoded by the coding sequence ATGTACCCACCCACCGCCCGGACCACACCGAACCGGTCGCGCGACAAGATGAGCTACGACCGGGCCGCCGCCCACGCGGTGCTCGACGAGGCGTACGACTGTGCGCTCAGCTTCACCGTCGACGGCCAGCCACGGGTGCTGCCCACCCTGCACGTCCGCATCGGCGACACGCTCTACCTGCACGGCTCCACCGGCAGCCGTCCGCTGCTCGCGGCCCGGGGCGACGGGCTGCCGGTCTGCGTCGCGGTGACCCTGCTCGACGGGCTGGTCTACGCCCGCTCCCAGTTCCACCACAGCGCCAACTACCGCTCCGTCGTCGCGCTCGGCACCGCCCGACTGGTCACCGACGAGCAGGAGAAGATCGCCATGCTCACCGCGCTGGTCGAGAAGGTCGGCGCGGGACGCAGCACGGACACCCGCCCACCCAGCCGACGCGAGCTGGCCGAGACCGCCGTGCTGGCGCTGCCACTGCACGAGGTGTCGGTCCGTGCCCGCACCGGCGGGGTCCGCGAGGACGAGGCCGACCTGCACCTGCCGCACTGGGCCGGCGTGCTGCCGCTGCGGCTGACCGCCGGGGCACCCGAGCCGGACGCCGGGGTCACCGCACCGCTGCCCGCGTTCCTGCGAACGGCCCGCACTCCCTGGCACGAACCGGTGTCGCTGCACGGCGCGCAGGTCCGGCTGGAACCGTTGGAGTTGGCGCACGCCGACGAGCTGCACGCCGCCACGGCGGACGCGGAGGTGTGGCGGCACCTCAGCGACGCGCTGCCCACCGCCCCCGCCGGGACCGCCGAGGTCATCGGCACCGCCCTGGCCGCCCAGCACCGTGGCGAACGGGTGGCCTGGGTGCAGCGGTGCGCCGCGACCGGGGCGGTGGTCGGCAGCACGTCCTACTACGACATCGACCCGCAGCGACGGTCGGTGGCGATCGGGCACACCTTCCTCGGCCGACCCTGGTGGCGCACCGGGATCAACACCGAGGCGAAGCTGCTGCTGCTCAGCAGGGCCTTCGACGACCTGGGCGCGGTCCGGGTGGTGTGGCACACCGACATCCGCAACGTTCGCTCCCAGGCCGCCATCGAACGCCTCGGCGCGACCCGGGAAGGGGTGCTCCGGATGCACCGGCAGCGCCCGGACGGCTCCTGGCGCGACACCGTGCAGTACGCGATGACCGTCGATGAGTGGCCGAACGCACAGGTCAGGCTGCGAGAAATGCTTCGTCGGACCGCATCGGTGGCGTGA
- a CDS encoding hemolysin family protein, which translates to MSPGIALFSSVILLALNGFFVAAEFALVASKRYRLEQAAAAGGRAARAALDGVRELSLMLAGAQLGITLCTLGLGALAEPAIEHLLSPLLHAVGLPDAASHLIALVFALGVVTFLHLVVGEMAPKSWAITDAERSATLLALPFRGFARVSRPVLSALNALANAILRLVGVNQQDQLAQVHGPDELRILLEQSREHGLLGAEQHQLLTSMLELQGTSVAQVMEPFATMVTVQRDDPAERIEEISRDSGRSRLAVLDEAGDVCGLVHVREAVRVVTTGRVATAGALMTPAFTLPATSSVTEAVAAMRARQSQLALVRNGGGPARPIGFVALEDLLEEVIGEFDDETDTVPRGRRLR; encoded by the coding sequence GTGAGCCCCGGGATCGCGCTGTTCAGCTCGGTGATCCTGCTGGCGCTGAACGGGTTCTTCGTGGCCGCCGAGTTCGCTCTGGTGGCCAGCAAGCGGTACCGCCTCGAGCAGGCGGCGGCTGCAGGTGGTCGGGCGGCACGCGCCGCGCTGGACGGCGTCCGCGAGCTGTCGCTGATGTTGGCCGGCGCACAGCTCGGCATCACGCTGTGCACCCTGGGTCTCGGCGCGTTGGCCGAGCCGGCGATCGAGCACCTGCTCAGCCCGCTGCTGCACGCGGTGGGCCTGCCGGACGCGGCCAGTCACCTGATCGCCCTGGTCTTCGCCCTCGGGGTGGTCACCTTCCTGCACCTGGTGGTGGGGGAGATGGCGCCGAAGTCGTGGGCGATCACCGACGCGGAGCGCTCGGCGACGTTGCTCGCGCTGCCGTTCCGCGGGTTCGCCCGGGTGTCCCGACCGGTGCTCTCCGCGCTCAACGCCCTGGCCAACGCGATCCTGCGGCTGGTCGGGGTGAACCAGCAGGATCAGCTCGCCCAGGTGCACGGCCCGGACGAGCTGCGGATCCTGCTGGAGCAGTCCCGTGAGCACGGGCTGCTCGGCGCCGAGCAGCACCAGTTGCTGACCAGCATGCTGGAGTTGCAGGGCACGTCCGTGGCGCAGGTGATGGAGCCGTTCGCCACCATGGTCACCGTCCAGCGGGACGACCCGGCCGAGCGGATCGAAGAGATCAGCCGGGACAGCGGTCGGTCCCGGTTGGCGGTGCTGGACGAGGCGGGCGACGTCTGCGGCCTCGTGCACGTCCGGGAGGCGGTGCGGGTGGTCACCACCGGCCGTGTCGCCACCGCCGGGGCACTGATGACGCCCGCGTTCACCCTGCCCGCGACGTCCTCGGTCACCGAGGCGGTGGCAGCGATGCGGGCCCGGCAGTCGCAGCTCGCGCTGGTGCGCAACGGCGGTGGCCCGGCTCGGCCGATCGGCTTCGTGGCCCTGGAGGACCTCCTGGAGGAGGTCATCGGCGAGTTCGACGACGAGACCGACACGGTGCCGCGCGGGCGGCGGTTGCGCTGA
- a CDS encoding hemolysin family protein, whose amino-acid sequence MLIVVGLLLIIVLTAATGYFVAQEFGYVAVDRGKLRQLADDGDQAAARALTVTSRLSFMLSGAQLGITVTALLVGYVAEPYLGGGIADLFGVAGVSEAVSLPLSVALALVIATVVQMVLGELAPKNLAIARAEQLARALSRSTLIYLAVAGPLIRLFDRASVRLLRRIGIEPIEELPSGATPADLEQIIAESREEGSLDAEMSTLLDRGLDFRELTAGEAMVPRVDVHTVRAHEPVSRVVELLDTGHSRFPVRGAEGVDDLLGVVGIADVLGVPPGKRATTPVSEVAVPPLLVPETLPLPTVLDRLRSGHRQMACVVDEYGGFAGVITLEDIAEELVGPIRDEDDPPDRAPARQDDGSWVVPARWRIDEVADSTGIALPEAPEYDTLSGLVMRELGRVPEVGDRLEISLLPEGADGEDNEAEPRALVEVLAVDRHVADSVRLQLTKPGVSA is encoded by the coding sequence GTGTTGATCGTCGTTGGTCTTCTTCTGATCATCGTTCTCACTGCCGCCACCGGTTACTTCGTGGCGCAGGAGTTCGGCTATGTCGCCGTGGACCGGGGCAAGCTGCGCCAGCTCGCCGATGACGGCGATCAGGCCGCCGCCCGGGCCCTGACCGTCACCAGCCGGCTCTCCTTCATGCTCTCCGGCGCTCAACTCGGCATCACCGTCACCGCCCTGCTCGTCGGTTACGTCGCCGAGCCGTACCTCGGCGGTGGCATCGCCGACCTGTTCGGCGTGGCCGGCGTCAGCGAGGCCGTCAGCCTGCCGCTGTCGGTGGCGTTGGCCCTGGTCATCGCCACCGTCGTGCAGATGGTCCTCGGTGAGCTCGCTCCGAAGAACCTGGCCATCGCGCGAGCCGAGCAACTGGCCCGGGCGCTGAGCCGATCCACCCTGATCTACCTGGCCGTCGCCGGGCCACTGATCCGGCTCTTCGACCGGGCCTCGGTGCGTCTGCTGCGCCGCATCGGCATCGAGCCGATCGAGGAGCTGCCCAGCGGCGCCACCCCGGCGGACCTGGAACAGATCATCGCCGAGTCCCGCGAGGAGGGCAGCCTCGACGCCGAGATGTCCACGCTGCTCGACCGAGGTCTGGACTTCCGCGAGCTGACCGCCGGCGAGGCCATGGTGCCCCGGGTCGACGTGCACACCGTACGGGCGCACGAGCCGGTCAGCCGGGTGGTCGAGCTGCTCGACACCGGCCACTCCCGCTTCCCGGTGCGCGGGGCGGAGGGCGTCGACGACCTGCTCGGCGTCGTCGGCATCGCCGACGTGCTCGGCGTACCCCCGGGGAAGCGGGCAACCACGCCGGTGAGTGAGGTGGCCGTGCCGCCGCTGCTCGTACCGGAGACGTTGCCCCTGCCCACGGTGCTCGACCGCCTGCGGTCCGGGCACCGGCAGATGGCCTGCGTGGTCGACGAGTACGGCGGCTTCGCCGGCGTGATCACGCTGGAGGACATCGCCGAGGAGCTGGTGGGCCCGATCCGGGACGAGGACGACCCGCCCGATCGGGCGCCGGCCCGGCAGGACGACGGGTCCTGGGTGGTGCCGGCCCGCTGGCGGATCGACGAGGTCGCCGACAGCACCGGGATCGCGCTGCCCGAGGCGCCGGAGTACGACACCCTGTCCGGGTTGGTGATGCGGGAGCTGGGCCGGGTGCCGGAGGTCGGTGACCGGCTGGAGATCAGCCTGCTGCCCGAGGGGGCGGACGGCGAGGACAACGAGGCGGAACCTCGGGCGTTGGTCGAGGTGCTGGCCGTGGATCGGCACGTGGCCGACTCGGTACGGCTGCAGCTGACCAAACCGGGGGTGAGCGCGTGA
- a CDS encoding DUF3046 domain-containing protein — translation MRLTDFWTRLDEAFGPGYAASIARDQVLSQLGGRTIEQALASGEQTHVVWRAVCAAYPDRVPARLR, via the coding sequence GTGCGGCTGACCGACTTCTGGACGCGCCTGGACGAGGCGTTCGGGCCCGGCTACGCGGCCAGCATCGCCCGCGACCAGGTGCTGTCGCAGCTCGGCGGACGGACCATCGAGCAGGCACTGGCGTCGGGGGAGCAGACGCATGTCGTGTGGAGGGCGGTCTGTGCCGCGTACCCCGATCGAGTGCCCGCTCGACTACGCTGA
- a CDS encoding UdgX family uracil-DNA binding protein (This protein belongs to the uracil DNA glycosylase superfamily, members of which act in excision repair of DNA. However, it belongs more specifically to UdgX branch, whose founding member was found to bind uracil in DNA (where it does not belong), without cleaving it, appears to promote DNA repair by a pathway involving RecA, rather than base excision.), with protein sequence MAEQTGSAVGAQRFIPSDADTIDDLRTAAGGCRGCELYRDASQTVFGRGDESARVVLVGEQPGDMEDQKGLPFVGPAGRLLRRAVDDAGLDPAELYLTNAVKHFRFELRGRRRIHQTPDQVHITACRPWLVAEFARLRPEIVVVLGATAAKALLGPSFRVTRQRGELLLWPEAAQHPEDFRRVPVDDSGQRADAPTARLLATIHPSAVLRADDQDKAYEGLVTDLAVVTRALRD encoded by the coding sequence ATGGCCGAGCAGACCGGGAGCGCCGTAGGCGCCCAGCGGTTCATCCCGTCCGACGCCGACACCATCGACGACCTGCGCACCGCGGCCGGCGGCTGTCGGGGCTGTGAGCTGTACCGGGACGCCTCGCAGACGGTCTTCGGCAGGGGCGACGAGAGTGCCCGGGTGGTGCTGGTCGGCGAGCAGCCCGGCGACATGGAAGATCAAAAAGGGCTGCCCTTCGTCGGCCCCGCCGGAAGGCTGCTGCGCCGCGCGGTCGATGACGCGGGGCTGGACCCGGCCGAGCTCTACCTCACGAACGCCGTCAAGCACTTCCGCTTCGAGCTGCGCGGCAGGCGACGCATCCACCAGACCCCGGACCAGGTGCACATCACCGCCTGCCGACCCTGGTTGGTCGCCGAGTTCGCCCGGCTGCGTCCGGAGATCGTGGTGGTGCTCGGCGCGACTGCCGCCAAGGCGCTGCTCGGCCCGTCCTTCCGGGTCACCCGGCAACGCGGCGAACTGCTGCTCTGGCCGGAGGCGGCCCAGCACCCGGAGGACTTCCGGCGGGTGCCGGTGGACGACTCCGGGCAGCGGGCCGATGCGCCGACGGCTCGGCTGCTGGCCACCATCCATCCGTCCGCGGTGCTGCGCGCCGACGACCAGGACAAGGCGTACGAGGGGCTGGTCACCGACCTCGCCGTCGTCACCCGCGCCCTACGCGACTGA
- a CDS encoding MFS transporter — protein sequence MATDLTAPRTTARPDVASIQRRTLRLLFTTQIIGGIGVTIGLSVGALLAARVAGTAMAGVAQSAGVVGAALLAVPVTRIMARNGRRPGLVVAYAVGAVGGVLVVLAAATRWVPLLFLGMLLFGGGTAANLQARYTAVDLAEPARRGRQLSLIVWATTIGAVAAPNFAALADRVTTGWGLPALAGPFAFSSVAFALAAVVLLGLLRPDPLLTARRLAAANAPAVDRPLAADAPADGGPAGGAPAAAPVGVGAPRGAGMRAAWSVVRGLPAARLGIAAVAVGHLVMVAVMAMTPVRLGESHADADVLRLVGIVLSLHIAGMYAFSPVVGWLTDRLGRRAVILGGVGLLLAACAVAGTAGHHTPRLSVGLVLLGLGWSGTMVAGSTLLSESVPAGVRPSVQGLSDLIMGLAGAGAAVVSGFVMQFAGYPVLTLLAAVAVVPLVALALRPVPTGAPDEEG from the coding sequence ATGGCCACCGACCTGACCGCGCCGCGCACCACCGCCCGACCCGACGTCGCGTCGATCCAGCGCCGCACCCTGCGGCTGCTCTTCACCACCCAGATCATCGGCGGCATCGGCGTGACCATCGGCCTCTCCGTCGGAGCGCTGCTCGCCGCACGGGTCGCCGGCACCGCGATGGCCGGCGTGGCACAGAGCGCCGGGGTGGTCGGCGCGGCGCTGCTCGCCGTCCCGGTCACCCGGATCATGGCGCGGAACGGCCGGCGACCGGGCCTGGTGGTGGCGTACGCGGTCGGTGCCGTCGGCGGCGTGCTCGTGGTGCTGGCCGCGGCCACCCGCTGGGTGCCACTGCTCTTCCTCGGCATGCTCCTCTTCGGCGGGGGCACCGCCGCGAACCTGCAGGCCCGCTACACGGCTGTGGATCTCGCCGAGCCGGCCCGCCGGGGGCGGCAGCTCTCCCTGATCGTCTGGGCCACCACCATCGGTGCGGTGGCCGCCCCGAACTTCGCCGCGCTGGCGGACCGGGTCACCACCGGCTGGGGGCTGCCCGCGCTGGCCGGCCCGTTCGCGTTCAGCTCGGTCGCGTTCGCGCTGGCTGCCGTCGTACTCCTCGGGTTGCTCCGGCCCGACCCGCTGCTCACCGCGCGGCGGCTCGCGGCGGCCAACGCGCCGGCTGTCGACCGGCCGCTTGCCGCCGACGCGCCGGCGGACGGCGGCCCGGCCGGCGGTGCGCCCGCCGCCGCGCCGGTCGGGGTGGGCGCGCCGCGCGGCGCCGGGATGCGTGCGGCCTGGTCGGTGGTACGCGGGCTGCCCGCTGCCCGGCTCGGCATCGCCGCCGTGGCGGTGGGCCACCTGGTGATGGTGGCGGTGATGGCGATGACCCCGGTCCGGCTCGGTGAGTCGCACGCCGACGCCGACGTGTTGCGGCTGGTCGGCATCGTGCTGAGTCTGCACATCGCCGGCATGTACGCGTTCTCCCCGGTGGTCGGCTGGCTCACCGACCGGCTCGGCCGGCGGGCGGTGATCCTCGGTGGGGTCGGGCTGCTGCTGGCCGCCTGCGCGGTGGCCGGCACCGCCGGGCACCACACACCCCGGCTCTCGGTGGGTCTGGTCCTGCTCGGGCTGGGCTGGTCGGGGACGATGGTGGCCGGCTCGACGCTGCTGTCCGAGTCGGTGCCGGCGGGTGTGCGGCCGAGCGTCCAGGGGTTGTCCGATCTGATCATGGGCCTGGCCGGGGCCGGTGCCGCCGTGGTCAGCGGGTTTGTCATGCAGTTCGCCGGTTATCCCGTGCTCACCCTGCTCGCGGCGGTCGCGGTGGTGCCCCTGGTGGCGCTAGCGTTGCGCCCGGTGCCGACCGGGGCACCGGACGAGGAGGGCTGA
- the leuE gene encoding leucine efflux protein LeuE, which yields MMAGVLGITDIWTYVLGTVAIILLPGPNSLFVLSTAAKRGVRVGYRAAGGVFVGDGVLMFLSAAGVASLLKAYPPLFLVIKYAGAAYLGYVGVTMLLGAARRWRDRNDPSTPRLIDAAEPAAMRSPFRKALVISLLNPKAILFFISFFIQFVDPGYAWPALSFLLLGLIAQLTSALYLTALIFAGTFLATQFRRRRRLAAGATTAVAALFLAFSLKLATASAG from the coding sequence ATGATGGCGGGCGTGCTGGGAATCACCGACATCTGGACGTACGTGCTGGGCACCGTGGCCATCATCCTGCTGCCCGGGCCGAACTCACTCTTCGTGCTCTCCACCGCGGCCAAACGGGGCGTCAGGGTCGGCTATCGGGCCGCCGGTGGCGTGTTCGTCGGCGACGGGGTGCTGATGTTCCTCTCCGCCGCCGGAGTGGCGTCGCTGCTCAAGGCGTACCCGCCGTTGTTCCTGGTGATCAAGTACGCCGGTGCCGCGTACCTCGGTTATGTCGGGGTGACCATGCTGCTCGGCGCCGCGCGGCGCTGGCGCGACCGCAACGACCCGTCTACGCCGCGGCTCATCGACGCCGCGGAGCCGGCGGCGATGCGCAGCCCGTTCCGCAAGGCGCTGGTGATCAGCCTGCTGAATCCGAAGGCGATCCTCTTCTTCATCTCGTTCTTCATCCAGTTCGTCGACCCCGGCTACGCCTGGCCGGCGTTGTCGTTCCTGCTGCTCGGACTGATCGCCCAGCTGACCAGCGCGCTCTACCTGACCGCGTTGATCTTCGCGGGCACCTTCCTGGCCACGCAGTTCCGCCGACGCCGCCGACTGGCCGCAGGTGCCACCACGGCGGTAGCCGCCCTCTTCCTGGCCTTCAGCCTCAAGCTGGCCACAGCCAGCGCCGGCTAA
- the recA gene encoding recombinase RecA, giving the protein MAAGPDREKALDLALAQIDKQFGKGSVMRLGDRPVIQTAIIPTGSIALDVALGIGGLPRGRVVEIYGPESSGKTTVALHAVANAQRNGGIAAFIDAEHALDPEYAKALGVDTDAMLVSQPDTGEQALEIADMLIRSGALDIIVIDSVAALVPRAEIEGEMGDSHVGLQARLMSQALRKITGVLSNTGTTAIFINQLREKIGVMFGSPETTTGGRALKFYASVRLDVRRIESLKDGTDVVGNRTRVKVVKNKVAAPFKQAEFDIMYGKGISREGSLIDVGVEQAIIRKSGAWYTYDGDQLGQGKEKAREFLKENPDVAAEIEKKILEKLGVGVGASDAAGGPELPPVDF; this is encoded by the coding sequence ATGGCAGCAGGGCCTGACCGGGAGAAGGCACTCGACCTTGCTCTCGCTCAGATTGACAAGCAATTCGGCAAGGGCTCGGTGATGCGACTGGGTGACCGGCCGGTCATCCAGACCGCCATCATTCCGACCGGCTCCATCGCCCTTGACGTGGCGCTGGGCATTGGCGGCCTGCCGCGCGGCCGGGTGGTCGAGATCTACGGTCCCGAGTCCAGCGGTAAGACCACGGTGGCACTGCACGCGGTGGCCAACGCCCAGCGCAACGGCGGCATCGCCGCCTTCATCGACGCCGAGCACGCGCTCGACCCGGAGTACGCGAAGGCCCTCGGCGTCGACACCGACGCGATGCTGGTCTCGCAGCCCGACACCGGCGAGCAGGCGCTGGAGATCGCGGACATGCTGATCCGCTCCGGCGCTCTGGACATCATCGTGATCGACTCGGTGGCGGCCCTGGTGCCGCGCGCCGAGATCGAGGGCGAGATGGGCGACAGCCACGTGGGCCTCCAGGCCCGGCTGATGAGCCAGGCCCTGCGGAAGATCACCGGTGTGCTCAGCAACACCGGCACCACGGCGATCTTCATCAACCAGCTGCGGGAAAAGATCGGTGTCATGTTCGGCAGCCCGGAGACCACGACCGGTGGTCGGGCGCTGAAGTTCTACGCCTCGGTCCGGCTCGACGTGCGACGCATCGAGAGCCTCAAGGACGGCACCGACGTGGTCGGTAACCGCACCCGGGTCAAGGTCGTGAAGAACAAGGTCGCCGCGCCGTTCAAGCAGGCCGAGTTCGACATCATGTACGGCAAGGGCATCTCGCGTGAGGGCTCGCTGATCGACGTCGGCGTGGAGCAGGCGATCATCCGCAAGTCCGGCGCCTGGTACACGTACGACGGTGACCAGCTCGGCCAGGGCAAGGAGAAGGCCCGGGAGTTCCTGAAGGAAAACCCGGACGTGGCCGCCGAGATCGAGAAGAAGATCCTGGAGAAGCTCGGCGTCGGGGTCGGCGCGAGTGACGCCGCCGGTGGCCCGGAGTTGCCGCCGGTCGACTTCTGA
- a CDS encoding aminotransferase class I/II-fold pyridoxal phosphate-dependent enzyme: MSARYQFTGTTAVEISASIESGIRTGALSPGAALPPVRALAAELGVSPATVARAYQELRQRGLLATAGRHGTRVRPRPPVAARRSALRPPPLPGARDLSRGEPDRRLLPPLGPHLAALAAETGPSIGYSDAGVLPELAEVARARLSADGVPAGELTLTGGALDGIERLLGAHLRPGDAVAVEDPGWANLLDLVAALGLRPIGVPLDDEGPLVAGVAAALDAGARALVVTSRAQNPTGAAVSAARAEALRALLAGRRDLLLIEDDHAAELARVPLHPLAGATGSWAFVRSVSKPFGPDLRMAVLVGDETTVARVTGRTRVGAGWVSTVLQRLVLALWQDPTVTELVQRAAQSYEQRRNGLLTALAEHGLTAHGRSGINIWLPVADETSTVTALRDAGWAVAPGALYRIAAPPALRITVSPLGAEDLAPLAAALAQAENPTPPRGFPT, translated from the coding sequence GTGTCAGCACGCTATCAGTTCACCGGTACGACGGCCGTCGAGATTTCGGCCAGCATCGAGTCGGGCATCCGTACGGGCGCACTGTCGCCAGGGGCCGCCCTGCCGCCCGTGCGGGCACTCGCCGCCGAGCTGGGCGTCAGCCCCGCCACCGTGGCCCGCGCCTATCAGGAGCTGCGTCAGCGCGGCCTGCTCGCCACGGCCGGCCGGCACGGCACCCGGGTACGCCCCCGCCCTCCGGTCGCCGCTCGCCGCTCCGCGCTGCGTCCCCCACCGTTGCCCGGTGCCCGAGACCTGTCCCGGGGTGAGCCCGATCGTCGACTGCTCCCCCCGCTCGGCCCGCACCTGGCGGCGCTCGCCGCCGAGACCGGCCCGTCGATCGGCTACTCCGACGCCGGGGTGCTGCCCGAGTTGGCCGAGGTGGCCCGCGCCCGGCTGAGCGCTGACGGCGTACCGGCGGGGGAGCTCACCCTCACCGGCGGCGCGCTGGACGGCATCGAGCGGCTGCTCGGCGCACACCTGCGCCCCGGAGACGCGGTGGCGGTGGAGGACCCGGGCTGGGCCAACCTGCTCGACCTGGTCGCCGCGCTGGGGCTGCGCCCGATCGGCGTACCGCTCGACGACGAGGGGCCGCTGGTCGCCGGGGTGGCCGCCGCGCTCGACGCCGGAGCACGGGCGCTGGTGGTCACCAGCCGGGCGCAGAACCCGACCGGCGCCGCCGTCTCGGCCGCCCGCGCCGAGGCGCTGCGGGCGCTGCTCGCCGGCCGGCGGGACCTGCTGTTGATCGAGGACGACCACGCCGCGGAGCTGGCCCGCGTACCCCTGCACCCGCTGGCTGGGGCGACCGGGAGCTGGGCCTTCGTCCGCTCGGTGAGCAAGCCCTTCGGCCCGGACCTGCGGATGGCGGTGCTGGTCGGCGACGAGACCACGGTGGCCCGGGTGACCGGCCGTACGCGGGTCGGCGCCGGTTGGGTCTCCACCGTGCTGCAGCGGCTGGTCCTCGCCCTCTGGCAGGACCCGACGGTCACCGAGTTGGTGCAGCGGGCGGCGCAGAGCTACGAGCAGCGGCGCAACGGGCTGCTGACCGCGCTGGCCGAGCACGGCCTGACCGCTCACGGCCGCAGCGGCATCAACATCTGGCTGCCGGTCGCGGACGAGACCAGCACGGTCACCGCGCTGCGCGATGCCGGCTGGGCGGTGGCCCCCGGCGCCCTCTACCGGATCGCCGCGCCACCAGCCCTCCGCATCACCGTCAGCCCCCTGGGCGCAGAGGATCTAGCCCCCCTCGCGGCAGCGCTGGCCCAGGCCGAAAACCCCACCCCACCCCGAGGCTTCCCCACCTAA
- a CDS encoding sporulation protein, protein MRLTGVSRESGSTGLSVQTTLPNPSTRPGLRLPGRVTLAAGPEDVLVRHIRLGLVTTVEPDDPAAARRLVQFHQLPIAGRFVVPAGRRRAVDFALPLPWETPLTIFGGVPLLSLRMGLRTEVSVDPDLDQGAMVPVFVHPIPTQQHVLAALGTLGFMIRQAGLQEGGLPGVEHTLPLHQRWGYWVGPLYAGPITELEVIFVTNSVGMEAILWMDRRLALAGITHQSISRFRIWHADTDRRDWVATVDGWIRQAINRHAAAAAHADWSAQIAGSAHVSRHPDEPVQPGYGLGGTAGSAGVGGGGSGGDGT, encoded by the coding sequence GTGCGGCTGACGGGGGTGTCCCGGGAGTCCGGCTCGACGGGACTTTCCGTGCAGACCACGCTGCCCAACCCGAGCACCCGGCCGGGCCTGCGCCTGCCGGGGCGGGTCACCCTCGCCGCCGGGCCGGAGGATGTGCTGGTTCGACACATCCGGCTCGGCCTCGTCACCACGGTCGAGCCGGATGACCCGGCCGCCGCCCGGCGACTCGTGCAGTTCCACCAACTGCCGATCGCCGGCCGGTTCGTCGTACCGGCCGGTCGGCGTCGGGCGGTCGACTTCGCGTTGCCACTGCCGTGGGAGACCCCGCTGACCATTTTCGGCGGGGTGCCGCTGCTGAGCCTGCGGATGGGTCTGCGTACCGAGGTGTCCGTCGACCCCGATCTCGACCAGGGCGCCATGGTGCCGGTCTTCGTGCACCCGATCCCCACCCAGCAGCACGTGCTGGCGGCGCTGGGCACGCTGGGTTTCATGATTCGTCAGGCCGGGTTGCAGGAGGGCGGGTTGCCCGGGGTGGAGCACACCCTGCCACTGCACCAGCGCTGGGGGTACTGGGTGGGGCCGCTCTACGCCGGCCCGATCACCGAGCTGGAGGTGATCTTCGTGACCAACTCGGTTGGCATGGAGGCGATCCTCTGGATGGATCGTCGGCTGGCGCTCGCCGGGATCACCCACCAGAGCATCAGCCGGTTCCGGATCTGGCATGCGGACACGGATCGGCGGGACTGGGTCGCCACCGTGGACGGCTGGATACGCCAGGCGATCAACCGGCACGCGGCCGCTGCCGCGCACGCCGACTGGTCCGCGCAGATCGCGGGGTCCGCCCATGTCAGTCGCCACCCCGACGAGCCGGTCCAGCCCGGCTACGGCCTCGGCGGCACCGCCGGCAGCGCCGGCGTAGGTGGCGGCGGCTCCGGCGGCGACGGCACCTGA